A section of the Oncorhynchus gorbuscha isolate QuinsamMale2020 ecotype Even-year linkage group LG06, OgorEven_v1.0, whole genome shotgun sequence genome encodes:
- the LOC124038099 gene encoding protein FAM83H-like isoform X1 — protein MAHRSQCSSAGDNPLDPKYLPSHFREEYRLAIDALVEDDLEGYYEFLQSADVVDFLSRQEIEHIRCTVQIPYQSTQPELPYVESEGDGSSDTYWPVHSDLDAPGLDLGWPQQHHFIGPTEVTTLVNPSEPDMPSIKAQARRLIKNAQQVIAVVMDTFTDVDIFADILDAAMRSVAVYIILDEQNAHHFTTMASNCRVNLESIQFMRVRTVSGITYRCRSGKSFKGQMLDRFLLTDCRAVLSGNYSFMWSFEKIHRCMAHLFLGQLVTTFDEEFRILFAQSQPLVPENVLVPVPDYSSLSDSQYSTDRTPLFRDPRKFLPIESSRPKEWARHSFDDQKRMPPGRHEHIHRSLDQGPLDMHRNKYSSQQFRIEQQYFMEQGHPMIQSNTMDFAGSKRHSYAEGTYARHSSSQFMQHQAMHNFEEGMATQSRKIHREQHHYQRTGPEPGYGSYDQFRDQGYPPMDQYSESGYPHGIEIEPPDNYDPVVNYLSSSKLAMEMGHGSDKLSHPGEGPFCHSNAKRLSVGHPYACQTSPTQQNLSEQKQFFVGSGSDRKTQDPSAKQGMRDWRISSYLSAYDDAGEEDISQPFGNDPFEEPLNPSQGIILAPLVSDPKFNAKELPKIAGLRLKTTRPEHSRTPDIIVSMATDEGDKSEDMDVKEPKREESFRRRFNPAIQRTSRLRSSLIFSSQLEQHISQELNLTSGQHCEETANEEDDQSRFSLTAQILGRRRSITREPFQWRCNKPATVDNSTIESLKFEDITTDAGDKELQNNPPLGTNMASSKEQPKPDHEEESKMVQCAHPSKSAQIEQPKTIQTAHLPSSLSNTLYIDMNDPDSRFKFFKELAAKRKAAKASESESSAEKAPLNPVTPFDLKTKDEVTSVEPAPLNPADTSTKKPSTSTEGPLNPEDTSNKKIATSTEALRNPADTSRNKTSTETPPIPADTSTNKTATSTETPPNPSDTSTNKTATSTETPPNPADTSNKKPATSTQTSSETLETSPVSQGNKASMATNSSLHLDVKDKASKNKEQEELNLPKSDSRTFLIRRLSSDDGLLRVSMDAETIELKNSQNQSVSEVNTRDTSAFLEHTSKERIFNIAPKEFSSYKLSPKEPNSSNPASKELSPSLPLTLTEVSSLLSPTSTSFSLANLTSFKHATKDLSSALTPTLNESSSSKQKLLSSKPVTVESNKPLSPTQSESGVSSHPIPSKSSTSAHTIPLQSSPPIIPGPVEPVVSPKPDKTDSKESLSPTPMHSCSSSFPAPATKLSLWLSSTQTKSSSLPTSTLVGSTSSTPIDSNISPNPSTKESLFTIATTELKSPSPKTNPIKSYSSPSPGQDEFVLSPKPSKTASTADPKPTTAELNDSPNSSLPSPKHFTEQANKSPILTPTQSSSSSNPTTREPNPLPNNTPTEPGASPDHTPTDSSASSNPTQTKSHSSPMSASGGSVLFPMSGQTKSITSPNLTPTEYCSSPNHTQTESTSPLNQVLVESNPSSNSNPTHSTASHDTVPVPSVIVDNSKKGKLSNLIKEQRAGSSPVAKGDKKAGDAEIMSKTAPGESASHGPQSPDETKENDSTMKPESPTDQTNPISPPVKQAKVSQSHYHSSTANVLSSSNLRDDTKLLLGQISANSQSRTEFTIESAVTDDAKQDEADRGVSGKEEESAQGQSRGPTRTSQEREKLLQRIESMRKERKVYSRFEVKYHTVSIGQ, from the exons GTGATTGCTGTGGTAATGGACACCTTCACAGATGTGGACATCTTTGCTGATATTCTGGATGCTGCCATGCGAAGTGTTGCTGTGTATATCATTCTGGATGAACAGAATGCACACCACTTTACTACCATGGCTTCCAACTGCCGGGTCAATCTGGAGAGCATTCAA TTCATGCGTGTCAGAACTGTGTCAGGCATCACCTATCGATGTCGCTCTGGAAAGTCCTTCAAGGGTCAAATGCTGGATCGCTTCTTGCTGACAGACTGCAGGGCTGTCCTGAGTGGAAACTATAG CTTCATGTGGTCTTTTGAGAAGATTCACCGTTGCATGGCTCACCTCTTTCTTGGACAGCTTGTGACTACTTTTGATGAGGAGTTCCGAATCCTGTTTGCACAGTCCCAACCTTTGGTACCTGAAAATGTCCTTGTTCCAGTGCCAGACTACAGCAGTTTATCTGACAGCCAATACAGCACTGATAGGACACCATTGTTCAGAGATCCCAGAAAGTTCCTGCCCATAGAGAGCTCTCGTCCTAAAGAATGGGCAAGACATTCCTTTGATGATCAGAAAAGAATGCCCCCTGGAAGGCACGAGCACATCCACAGATCACTAGATCAGGGTCCACTAGATATGCACAGAAACAAGTACTCCTCACAGCAATTTAGAATAGAGCAGCAGTATTTTATGGAGCAAGGTCACCCTATGATACAGTCGAACACAATGGATTTTGCTGGCTCTAAAAGGCACAGTTATGCAGAGGGCACTTATGCCAGACACTCCTCCTCTCAATTCATGCAGCACCAAGCCATGCACAACTTTGAGGAGGGTATGGCAACCCAGAGCAGGAAGATACATAGGGAACAGCATCACTACCAGAGAACAGGGCCAGAGCCTGGTTATGGTAGCTACGATCAATTCAGGGACCAAGGGTACCCTCCGATGGATCAGTATTCTGAGTCTGGGTACCCACATGGAATAGAGATAGAGCCACCAGACAACTATGACCCTGTAGTGAATTATTTATCATCATCGAAACTTGCTATGGAGATGGGCCATGGCTCAGACAAATTATCACATCCAGGAGAGGGTCCCTTTTGTCATTCAAATGCAAAAAGACTGAGTGTGGGCCATCCTTATGCCTGTCAGACCTCCCCAACACAACAAAACCTGTCTGAACAGAAGCAGTTTTTTGTTGGGTCTGGTTCGGACCGTAAAACACAGGATCCCAGTGCAAAGCAGGGGATGCGAGATTGGAGGATCAGCTCATACCTCAGTGCATATGATGATGCCGGGGAAGAAGACATTTCACAGCCTTTTGGAAATGATCCCTTTGAAGAGCCCCTTAATCCCTCACAAGGAATAATATTAGCTCCACTTGTATCAGATCCCAAGTTTAATGCCAAAGAGTTACCCAAGATTGCAGGGCTCAGGTTAAAGACCACACGCCCAGAACATTCAAGAACACCAGATATTATTGTCAGCATGGCAACAGATGAAGGTGACAAATCAGAGGATATGGATGTAAAAGAGCCCAAAAGAGAAGAGTCATTCCGTAGGAGGTTCAACCCTGCTATCCAAAGGACCTCAAGGCTAAGATCCTCACTAATCTTCAGCTCACAACTAGAACAGCATATCTCTCAAGAACTGAACCTTACCTCAGGCCAACATTGTGAGGAAACTGCCAATGAGGAAGATGACCAATCTAGATTTTCCTTGACCGCTCAGATTTTGGGAAGACGAAGATCCATAACAAGAGAACCTTTTCAATGGAGATGTAATAAGCCAGCAACAGTTGATAATTCAACCATAGAGTCTTTGAAATTTGAGGACATCACTACTGATGCCGGTGATAAGGAATTGCAAAATAATCCTCCTTTGGGCACCAACATGGCTTCTTCAAAGGAACAACCTAAACCTGACCATGAAGAAGAAAGCAAAATGGTACAATGTGCACATCCATCCAAATCTGCTCAAATTGAGCAACCCAAAACCATACAAACAGCACACCTGCCATCTTCATtgagcaatacattatatatAGATATGAATGATCCAGACAGTAGGTTCAAGTTTTTTAAAGAGTTGGCTGCCAAACGAAAAGCTGCAAAGGCTTCAGAGTCTGAGAGCAGCGCTGAAAAAGCTCCTCTAAATCCAGTGACTCCATTTGACTTGAAAACAAAGGACGAAGTCACAAGTGTAGAACCTGCTCCACTAAATCCAGCAGATACTTCCACCAAAAAGCCATCTACATCAACAGAGGGACCTCTTAACCCAGAAGATACATCAAACAAAAAGATAGCAACATCAACAGAGGCCCTACGTAATCCAGCAGATACTTCAAGAAACAAGACATCAACAGAGACCCCACCTATTCCAGCAGATACTTCAACAAACAAGACAGCAACATCAACAGAGACCCCACCTAATCCATCAGATACTTCAACAAACAAGACAGCAACATCAACAGAGACCCCACCTAATCCAGCAGATACTTCCAACAAAAAGCCAGCTACATCAACACAGACCTCTTCAGAAACACTGGAGACCTCACCTGTCTCACAGGGGAATAAAGCATCCATGGCAACAAATAGCTCATTACATCTAGATGTCAAAGACAAGGCTTCTAAAAATAAAGAACAGGAAGAACTTAATCTTCCCAAAAGTGACTCCAGAACATTCCTCATTCGTAGATTATCTTCTGACGATGGGCTACTTAGAGTCTCTATGGATGCTGAGACGATTGAGCTGAAGAACAGTCAGAACCAAAGTGTGTCTGAAGTTAACACAAGAGATACAAGTGCATTTCTTGAGCACACCTCAAAAGAGCGTATCTTTAACATCGCCCCAAAGGAGTTTAGTTCATATAAACTATCACCAAAGGAACCAAATTCTTCAAATCCTGCTTCAAAGGAGCTGAGCCCATCTCTTCCACTCACCCTAACAGAAGTTAGCTCGTTGTTATCTCCAACATCAACGAGTTTCAGTTTAGCTAATCTCACTTCATTTAAACATGCCACAAAAGATTTGAGCTCAGCCCTTACCCCCACCCTTAATGAGTCCAGTTCATCAAAGCAGAAATTACTATCCTCTAAACCAGTCACAGTAGAGTCCAACAAACCTCTGAGCCCCACCCAATCCGAATCAGGTGTCTCTTCTCATCCCATTCCATCAAAATCCAGCACCTCTGCTCATACCATCCCATTGCAATCAAGTCCCCCCATTATTCCTGGTCCAGTTGAGCCAGTTGTGTCTCCCAAGCCTGACAAAACTGATTCCAAAGAATCTCTTAGCCCTACCCCAATGCATTCTTGCTCGTCCTCATTCCCTGCCCCTGCAACAAAACTTAGCCTTTGGCTAAGCTCTACCCAAACAAAATCCAGTTCCTTACCTACATCCACCTTAGTTGGGTCCACTTCATCAACACCAATAGACTCTAACATCTCTCCCAATCCCTCCACAAAGGAGTCATTGTTTACAATTGCCACAACTGAGTTGAAGTCACCCTCTCCAAAGACCAACCCAATAAAATCCTACTCCTCTCCTAGTCCTGGCCAAGATGAGTTTGTTTTATCCCCCAAACCCTCCAAAACAGCATCCACAGCAGATCCAAAGCCCACCACAGCAGAGTTGAATGACTCTCCCAACTCCTCACTTCCATCGCCAAAGCATTTCACGGAACAAGCCAACAAATCTCCCATCCTAACACCAACACAATCTAGTTCTTCTTCCAATCCAACAACAAGAGaacccaaccctcttcctaacaACACCCCAACAGAACCAGGTGCATCTCCTGACCACACCCCAACAGATTCAAGTGCATCTTCTAACCCTACCCAAACAAAATCACATTCCTCCCCTATGTCTGCGTCAGGTGGATCAGTTTTGTTCCCAATGTCTGGCCAAACAAAATCTATCACTTCTCCAAACCTCACCCCAACAGAATATTGTTCCTCTCCTAATCATACTCAAACGGAGTCTACCTCACCATTAAACCAAGTCCTTGTAGAATCCAACCCATCAAGTAACTCAAACCCAACTCATTCCACTGCCTCTCATGACACTGTCCCAGTTCCATCCGTCATTGTGGATAACAGTAAGAAGGGCAAACTAAGTAACCTTATCAAGGAGCAAAGAGCTGGAAGTTCTCCTGTCGCTAAAGGTGACAAGAAAGCAGGTGATGCTGAGATAATGAGCAAAACTGCTCCTGGAGAATCCGCCTCCCATGGACCTCAGAGTCCTGATGAAACCAAAGAGAATGATAGCACTATGAAACCAGAGAGCCCTACAGATCAAACTAATCCCATATCACCCCCAGTGAAGCAAGCTAAAGTAAGTCAGTCCCACTACCATTCATCTACTGCCAATGTACTCTCAAGCAGCAACCTAAGAGATGACACAAAGCTCCTTTTAGGGCAGATTTCTGCTAACAGCCAGAGCCGGACAGAATTCACTATAGAATCTGCTGTCACTGATGATGCCAAACAGGATGAGGCTGACCGGGGTGTTAGTGGTAAGGAGGAAGAATCAGCCCAAGGACAGAGCAGAGGCCCGACTAGAACTTCTCAGGAGCGGGAGAAGCTACTTCAGAGAATCGAGAGCATGCGGAAGGAGAGGAAAGTATACAGCCGCTTTGAGGTAAAGTACCATACTGTATCAATAGGCCAGTAG
- the LOC124038099 gene encoding protein FAM83H-like isoform X2 — protein MAHRSQCSSAGDNPLDPKYLPSHFREEYRLAIDALVEDDLEGYYEFLQSADVVDFLSRQEIEHIRCTVQIPYQSTQPELPYVESEGDGSSDTYWPVHSDLDAPGLDLGWPQQHHFIGPTEVTTLVNPSEPDMPSIKAQARRLIKNAQQVIAVVMDTFTDVDIFADILDAAMRSVAVYIILDEQNAHHFTTMASNCRVNLESIQFMRVRTVSGITYRCRSGKSFKGQMLDRFLLTDCRAVLSGNYSFMWSFEKIHRCMAHLFLGQLVTTFDEEFRILFAQSQPLVPENVLVPVPDYSSLSDSQYSTDRTPLFRDPRKFLPIESSRPKEWARHSFDDQKRMPPGRHEHIHRSLDQGPLDMHRNKYSSQQFRIEQQYFMEQGHPMIQSNTMDFAGSKRHSYAEGTYARHSSSQFMQHQAMHNFEEGMATQSRKIHREQHHYQRTGPEPGYGSYDQFRDQGYPPMDQYSESGYPHGIEIEPPDNYDPVVNYLSSSKLAMEMGHGSDKLSHPGEGPFCHSNAKRLSVGHPYACQTSPTQQNLSEQKQFFVGSGSDRKTQDPSAKQGMRDWRISSYLSAYDDAGEEDISQPFGNDPFEEPLNPSQGIILAPLVSDPKFNAKELPKIAGLRLKTTRPEHSRTPDIIVSMATDEGDKSEDMDVKEPKREESFRRRFNPAIQRTSRLRSSLIFSSQLEQHISQELNLTSGQHCEETANEEDDQSRFSLTAQILGRRRSITREPFQWRCNKPATVDNSTIESLKFEDITTDAGDKELQNNPPLGTNMASSKEQPKPDHEEESKMVQCAHPSKSAQIEQPKTIQTAHLPSSLSNTLYIDMNDPDSRFKFFKELAAKRKAAKASESESSAEKAPLNPVTPFDLKTKDEVTSVEPAPLNPADTSTKKPSTSTEGPLNPEDTSNKKIATSTEALRNPADTSRNKTSTETPPIPADTSTNKTATSTETPPNPSDTSTNKTATSTETPPNPADTSNKKPATSTQTSSETLETSPVSQGNKASMATNSSLHLDVKDKASKNKEQEELNLPKSDSRTFLIRRLSSDDGLLRVSMDAETIELKNSQNQSVSEVNTRDTSAFLEHTSKERIFNIAPKEFSSYKLSPKEPNSSNPASKELSPSLPLTLTEVSSLLSPTSTSFSLANLTSFKHATKDLSSALTPTLNESSSSKQKLLSSKPVTVESNKPLSPTQSESGVSSHPIPSKSSTSAHTIPLQSSPPIIPGPVEPVVSPKPDKTDSKESLSPTPMHSCSSSFPAPATKLSLWLSSTQTKSSSLPTSTLVGSTSSTPIDSNISPNPSTKESLFTIATTELKSPSPKTNPIKSYSSPSPGQDEFVLSPKPSKTASTADPKPTTAELNDSPNSSLPSPKHFTEQANKSPILTPTQSSSSSNPTTREPNPLPNNTPTEPGASPDHTPTDSSASSNPTQTKSHSSPMSASGGSVLFPMSGQTKSITSPNLTPTEYCSSPNHTQTESTSPLNQVLVESNPSSNSNPTHSTASHDTVPVPSVIVDNSKKGKLSNLIKEQRAGSSPVAKGDKKAGDAEIMSKTAPGESASHGPQSPDETKENDSTMKPESPTDQTNPISPPVKQAKVSQSHYHSSTANVLSSSNLRDDTKLLLGQISANSQSRTEFTIESAVTDDAKQDEADRGVSGKEEESAQGQSRGPTRTSQEREKLLQRIESMRKERKVYSRFEMPP, from the exons GTGATTGCTGTGGTAATGGACACCTTCACAGATGTGGACATCTTTGCTGATATTCTGGATGCTGCCATGCGAAGTGTTGCTGTGTATATCATTCTGGATGAACAGAATGCACACCACTTTACTACCATGGCTTCCAACTGCCGGGTCAATCTGGAGAGCATTCAA TTCATGCGTGTCAGAACTGTGTCAGGCATCACCTATCGATGTCGCTCTGGAAAGTCCTTCAAGGGTCAAATGCTGGATCGCTTCTTGCTGACAGACTGCAGGGCTGTCCTGAGTGGAAACTATAG CTTCATGTGGTCTTTTGAGAAGATTCACCGTTGCATGGCTCACCTCTTTCTTGGACAGCTTGTGACTACTTTTGATGAGGAGTTCCGAATCCTGTTTGCACAGTCCCAACCTTTGGTACCTGAAAATGTCCTTGTTCCAGTGCCAGACTACAGCAGTTTATCTGACAGCCAATACAGCACTGATAGGACACCATTGTTCAGAGATCCCAGAAAGTTCCTGCCCATAGAGAGCTCTCGTCCTAAAGAATGGGCAAGACATTCCTTTGATGATCAGAAAAGAATGCCCCCTGGAAGGCACGAGCACATCCACAGATCACTAGATCAGGGTCCACTAGATATGCACAGAAACAAGTACTCCTCACAGCAATTTAGAATAGAGCAGCAGTATTTTATGGAGCAAGGTCACCCTATGATACAGTCGAACACAATGGATTTTGCTGGCTCTAAAAGGCACAGTTATGCAGAGGGCACTTATGCCAGACACTCCTCCTCTCAATTCATGCAGCACCAAGCCATGCACAACTTTGAGGAGGGTATGGCAACCCAGAGCAGGAAGATACATAGGGAACAGCATCACTACCAGAGAACAGGGCCAGAGCCTGGTTATGGTAGCTACGATCAATTCAGGGACCAAGGGTACCCTCCGATGGATCAGTATTCTGAGTCTGGGTACCCACATGGAATAGAGATAGAGCCACCAGACAACTATGACCCTGTAGTGAATTATTTATCATCATCGAAACTTGCTATGGAGATGGGCCATGGCTCAGACAAATTATCACATCCAGGAGAGGGTCCCTTTTGTCATTCAAATGCAAAAAGACTGAGTGTGGGCCATCCTTATGCCTGTCAGACCTCCCCAACACAACAAAACCTGTCTGAACAGAAGCAGTTTTTTGTTGGGTCTGGTTCGGACCGTAAAACACAGGATCCCAGTGCAAAGCAGGGGATGCGAGATTGGAGGATCAGCTCATACCTCAGTGCATATGATGATGCCGGGGAAGAAGACATTTCACAGCCTTTTGGAAATGATCCCTTTGAAGAGCCCCTTAATCCCTCACAAGGAATAATATTAGCTCCACTTGTATCAGATCCCAAGTTTAATGCCAAAGAGTTACCCAAGATTGCAGGGCTCAGGTTAAAGACCACACGCCCAGAACATTCAAGAACACCAGATATTATTGTCAGCATGGCAACAGATGAAGGTGACAAATCAGAGGATATGGATGTAAAAGAGCCCAAAAGAGAAGAGTCATTCCGTAGGAGGTTCAACCCTGCTATCCAAAGGACCTCAAGGCTAAGATCCTCACTAATCTTCAGCTCACAACTAGAACAGCATATCTCTCAAGAACTGAACCTTACCTCAGGCCAACATTGTGAGGAAACTGCCAATGAGGAAGATGACCAATCTAGATTTTCCTTGACCGCTCAGATTTTGGGAAGACGAAGATCCATAACAAGAGAACCTTTTCAATGGAGATGTAATAAGCCAGCAACAGTTGATAATTCAACCATAGAGTCTTTGAAATTTGAGGACATCACTACTGATGCCGGTGATAAGGAATTGCAAAATAATCCTCCTTTGGGCACCAACATGGCTTCTTCAAAGGAACAACCTAAACCTGACCATGAAGAAGAAAGCAAAATGGTACAATGTGCACATCCATCCAAATCTGCTCAAATTGAGCAACCCAAAACCATACAAACAGCACACCTGCCATCTTCATtgagcaatacattatatatAGATATGAATGATCCAGACAGTAGGTTCAAGTTTTTTAAAGAGTTGGCTGCCAAACGAAAAGCTGCAAAGGCTTCAGAGTCTGAGAGCAGCGCTGAAAAAGCTCCTCTAAATCCAGTGACTCCATTTGACTTGAAAACAAAGGACGAAGTCACAAGTGTAGAACCTGCTCCACTAAATCCAGCAGATACTTCCACCAAAAAGCCATCTACATCAACAGAGGGACCTCTTAACCCAGAAGATACATCAAACAAAAAGATAGCAACATCAACAGAGGCCCTACGTAATCCAGCAGATACTTCAAGAAACAAGACATCAACAGAGACCCCACCTATTCCAGCAGATACTTCAACAAACAAGACAGCAACATCAACAGAGACCCCACCTAATCCATCAGATACTTCAACAAACAAGACAGCAACATCAACAGAGACCCCACCTAATCCAGCAGATACTTCCAACAAAAAGCCAGCTACATCAACACAGACCTCTTCAGAAACACTGGAGACCTCACCTGTCTCACAGGGGAATAAAGCATCCATGGCAACAAATAGCTCATTACATCTAGATGTCAAAGACAAGGCTTCTAAAAATAAAGAACAGGAAGAACTTAATCTTCCCAAAAGTGACTCCAGAACATTCCTCATTCGTAGATTATCTTCTGACGATGGGCTACTTAGAGTCTCTATGGATGCTGAGACGATTGAGCTGAAGAACAGTCAGAACCAAAGTGTGTCTGAAGTTAACACAAGAGATACAAGTGCATTTCTTGAGCACACCTCAAAAGAGCGTATCTTTAACATCGCCCCAAAGGAGTTTAGTTCATATAAACTATCACCAAAGGAACCAAATTCTTCAAATCCTGCTTCAAAGGAGCTGAGCCCATCTCTTCCACTCACCCTAACAGAAGTTAGCTCGTTGTTATCTCCAACATCAACGAGTTTCAGTTTAGCTAATCTCACTTCATTTAAACATGCCACAAAAGATTTGAGCTCAGCCCTTACCCCCACCCTTAATGAGTCCAGTTCATCAAAGCAGAAATTACTATCCTCTAAACCAGTCACAGTAGAGTCCAACAAACCTCTGAGCCCCACCCAATCCGAATCAGGTGTCTCTTCTCATCCCATTCCATCAAAATCCAGCACCTCTGCTCATACCATCCCATTGCAATCAAGTCCCCCCATTATTCCTGGTCCAGTTGAGCCAGTTGTGTCTCCCAAGCCTGACAAAACTGATTCCAAAGAATCTCTTAGCCCTACCCCAATGCATTCTTGCTCGTCCTCATTCCCTGCCCCTGCAACAAAACTTAGCCTTTGGCTAAGCTCTACCCAAACAAAATCCAGTTCCTTACCTACATCCACCTTAGTTGGGTCCACTTCATCAACACCAATAGACTCTAACATCTCTCCCAATCCCTCCACAAAGGAGTCATTGTTTACAATTGCCACAACTGAGTTGAAGTCACCCTCTCCAAAGACCAACCCAATAAAATCCTACTCCTCTCCTAGTCCTGGCCAAGATGAGTTTGTTTTATCCCCCAAACCCTCCAAAACAGCATCCACAGCAGATCCAAAGCCCACCACAGCAGAGTTGAATGACTCTCCCAACTCCTCACTTCCATCGCCAAAGCATTTCACGGAACAAGCCAACAAATCTCCCATCCTAACACCAACACAATCTAGTTCTTCTTCCAATCCAACAACAAGAGaacccaaccctcttcctaacaACACCCCAACAGAACCAGGTGCATCTCCTGACCACACCCCAACAGATTCAAGTGCATCTTCTAACCCTACCCAAACAAAATCACATTCCTCCCCTATGTCTGCGTCAGGTGGATCAGTTTTGTTCCCAATGTCTGGCCAAACAAAATCTATCACTTCTCCAAACCTCACCCCAACAGAATATTGTTCCTCTCCTAATCATACTCAAACGGAGTCTACCTCACCATTAAACCAAGTCCTTGTAGAATCCAACCCATCAAGTAACTCAAACCCAACTCATTCCACTGCCTCTCATGACACTGTCCCAGTTCCATCCGTCATTGTGGATAACAGTAAGAAGGGCAAACTAAGTAACCTTATCAAGGAGCAAAGAGCTGGAAGTTCTCCTGTCGCTAAAGGTGACAAGAAAGCAGGTGATGCTGAGATAATGAGCAAAACTGCTCCTGGAGAATCCGCCTCCCATGGACCTCAGAGTCCTGATGAAACCAAAGAGAATGATAGCACTATGAAACCAGAGAGCCCTACAGATCAAACTAATCCCATATCACCCCCAGTGAAGCAAGCTAAAGTAAGTCAGTCCCACTACCATTCATCTACTGCCAATGTACTCTCAAGCAGCAACCTAAGAGATGACACAAAGCTCCTTTTAGGGCAGATTTCTGCTAACAGCCAGAGCCGGACAGAATTCACTATAGAATCTGCTGTCACTGATGATGCCAAACAGGATGAGGCTGACCGGGGTGTTAGTGGTAAGGAGGAAGAATCAGCCCAAGGACAGAGCAGAGGCCCGACTAGAACTTCTCAGGAGCGGGAGAAGCTACTTCAGAGAATCGAGAGCATGCGGAAGGAGAGGAAAGTATACAGCCGCTTTGAG ATGCCGCCTTAA